A single window of [Clostridium] hylemonae DSM 15053 DNA harbors:
- the topA gene encoding type I DNA topoisomerase, translated as MARNLVIVESPAKVKTIKKFLGSNYAVTASNGHVRDLPKSQLGVDPENDYEPKYITIRGKGEILANLRKEVKKADKIYLATDPDREGEAISWHLKQALKLENKKVYRISFNEITKSAVKASLKNAREIDMDLVDAQQARRVLDRVVGYKISPLLWAKVKRGLSAGRVQSVALRIIADREEEINAFIPEEYWSLDANLKVDGEKKLLTAKFYGTKSKKMTIGSKEELDKILSEVEEADYSVEDIKKSGRVKKAPVPFTTSTLQQEASKALNFATQKTMRIAQQLYEGIDIKGNGTVGLITYLRTDSTRISEEADASARAYIGEHYGTEYVAANDTKGKDDKKIQDAHEAIRPSDVTRTPAAMKESLTRDQFRLYQLVWKRFVASRMQPAKYETTSVKIAAGDYRFTVAASKVVFEGFRSVYTEADEEKETGNVLLKGLDMNSKLTRESFDTKQHFTQPPAHYTEAGLVKTLEELGIGRPSTYAPTISTIIARRYVAKENKNLYITELGEVVNNMMKQSFPSIVDVNFTANMESLLDGVAEGKVKWKTIIENFYPDLEAAVKLAEEELEKVKIEDEVTDVICDLCGRNMVIKYGPHGRFLACPGFPDCRNTKPYLEKIGVPCPVCGKDVVIRKTKKGRKYYGCEDNPDCEFMSWQKPSTKKCPRCGSYMVEKGNKLLCGSEKCGYVENKENNKK; from the coding sequence ATGGCACGTAATCTTGTAATCGTGGAGTCACCTGCCAAGGTGAAGACAATTAAAAAATTTTTGGGGAGCAATTACGCGGTGACCGCATCCAACGGTCATGTGCGGGATCTGCCGAAGAGTCAGCTCGGCGTGGACCCTGAGAACGACTATGAACCCAAATACATCACTATCCGGGGAAAAGGAGAGATTCTGGCCAATTTGCGCAAGGAGGTTAAAAAGGCAGATAAGATTTATCTGGCAACTGACCCTGACCGCGAAGGAGAGGCCATCTCCTGGCATCTTAAGCAGGCGCTGAAGCTGGAGAATAAAAAAGTATACCGGATAAGTTTTAATGAGATTACGAAAAGTGCAGTGAAAGCTTCCCTCAAAAACGCCAGGGAGATCGACATGGATCTGGTGGACGCGCAGCAGGCCCGGCGCGTGCTGGACCGTGTCGTAGGGTATAAGATAAGTCCACTTCTGTGGGCAAAAGTAAAACGAGGGTTAAGTGCCGGGCGTGTGCAGTCGGTGGCGCTTCGTATCATTGCCGACAGAGAAGAGGAGATCAACGCCTTTATCCCGGAGGAATACTGGTCGCTTGATGCGAACCTGAAGGTGGACGGGGAAAAGAAGCTTCTGACCGCCAAGTTTTACGGGACGAAGAGCAAGAAGATGACGATCGGCTCCAAAGAAGAACTGGACAAAATTCTTTCCGAGGTGGAAGAGGCAGACTATTCTGTGGAGGACATCAAAAAGAGCGGGCGTGTGAAGAAAGCGCCGGTGCCGTTTACAACGAGTACACTCCAGCAGGAGGCATCCAAAGCACTGAATTTTGCGACTCAGAAGACAATGAGGATCGCGCAGCAGCTCTATGAGGGAATTGATATCAAAGGCAACGGTACGGTCGGACTCATCACATATCTGCGTACTGATTCCACGAGAATATCGGAGGAAGCCGATGCCAGTGCAAGAGCGTATATCGGAGAACATTACGGAACAGAATATGTAGCGGCGAATGACACAAAGGGAAAGGACGACAAGAAGATCCAGGACGCCCATGAGGCGATACGTCCTTCCGATGTGACGAGGACGCCTGCGGCTATGAAAGAATCTCTCACAAGAGACCAGTTCCGCCTCTACCAGCTTGTGTGGAAACGGTTTGTAGCCAGCAGAATGCAGCCGGCGAAGTATGAGACGACCTCAGTGAAGATAGCCGCCGGAGATTACCGCTTTACGGTGGCTGCATCAAAGGTGGTGTTTGAAGGATTCCGATCAGTCTACACAGAGGCGGATGAAGAGAAAGAGACAGGAAATGTGCTGCTCAAAGGACTGGATATGAACTCAAAGCTCACGAGAGAAAGCTTTGATACAAAGCAGCATTTTACACAGCCGCCGGCACATTACACAGAAGCCGGTCTCGTTAAGACGCTGGAGGAACTTGGGATCGGCCGTCCGAGTACGTATGCGCCGACCATCTCCACGATCATAGCAAGGCGCTATGTGGCAAAAGAAAATAAGAACCTGTATATCACGGAGCTGGGCGAAGTGGTAAACAATATGATGAAGCAGTCATTCCCGAGTATCGTAGACGTCAATTTTACGGCCAACATGGAGAGCCTGCTGGACGGAGTGGCAGAGGGCAAAGTTAAGTGGAAGACGATAATAGAGAATTTTTATCCGGATCTGGAAGCTGCGGTGAAGCTTGCAGAGGAAGAACTTGAGAAAGTCAAGATCGAGGATGAAGTGACGGATGTCATCTGCGACCTGTGCGGCCGGAATATGGTCATAAAATATGGACCTCACGGGCGTTTTCTTGCCTGCCCGGGCTTCCCGGACTGCAGAAATACAAAGCCTTACCTTGAAAAAATAGGCGTTCCCTGTCCGGTGTGCGGTAAGGATGTAGTCATCCGCAAGACGAAAAAAGGAAGAAAATATTACGGCTGCGAAGACAATCCGGACTGCGAGTTCATGTCATGGCAGAAACCGTCCACAAAGAAGTGTCCGCGCTGCGGAAGTTATATGGTAGAAAAAGGAAATAAACTGCTCTGTGGCAGTGAAAAATGCGGTTATGTAGAAAATAAGGAAAATAATAAAAAATAA
- the guaB gene encoding IMP dehydrogenase codes for MGKIIGEGITFDDVLLVPGYSEVIPNQVDLSTYLTKNIKLNIPMMSAGMDTVTEHRMAIAMARQGGIGIVHKNMPIEQQAEEVDKVKRSENGVITDPFYLSPEHTLADANDLMSKFRISGVPITEGKKLVGIITNRDLKFEEDFSKKIKESMTSEGLITAPEGITLDEAKKILAKARKEKLPIVDKDFNLKGLITIKDIEKQIKYPLSAKDEQGRLLCGAAVGITANCIDRVQELVNAKVDVIVMDSAHGHSANVLKTVDMVKTKFPQLQVIAGNVATGEGAEALIKAGVDAVKVGIGPGSICTTRIVAGIGVPQITAVMNSYEVADKYGIPIIADGGIKYSGDMTKAIAAGANVCMMGSIFAGCDESPGTFELFQGRKYKVYRGMGSIAAMENGSKDRYFQTDAKKLVPEGVEGRVAYKGTVEDTVFQLMGGLRSGMGYCGTATVEELKTKAQFVKISAASLKESHPHDIHITKEAPNYSVDE; via the coding sequence ATGGGAAAAATTATTGGAGAAGGTATTACATTTGATGACGTTCTGCTCGTACCAGGATATTCAGAAGTGATTCCAAACCAAGTTGATTTGTCAACATACCTGACGAAGAATATTAAGCTGAACATACCGATGATGAGCGCCGGCATGGATACGGTAACGGAGCACCGTATGGCGATCGCCATGGCGAGACAGGGGGGCATCGGTATCGTACACAAGAATATGCCTATCGAACAGCAGGCGGAGGAAGTGGACAAGGTTAAGCGGTCTGAGAACGGAGTGATCACAGATCCGTTCTATCTGTCACCGGAGCACACACTGGCGGACGCCAACGACCTGATGTCCAAGTTCCGCATTTCCGGCGTGCCGATAACAGAGGGGAAAAAATTAGTCGGTATTATTACGAACCGTGATCTGAAATTTGAGGAAGACTTTTCAAAGAAGATCAAGGAATCCATGACATCCGAAGGCCTCATCACCGCGCCTGAGGGCATTACTCTTGATGAGGCGAAGAAGATTCTGGCGAAAGCGAGAAAAGAGAAGCTTCCTATTGTAGACAAAGATTTTAACCTGAAAGGACTTATTACGATCAAAGATATAGAAAAGCAGATCAAGTATCCTCTGTCTGCGAAAGATGAGCAGGGACGTCTGCTCTGCGGCGCGGCGGTCGGTATTACGGCGAACTGCATCGACCGTGTACAGGAGCTTGTCAACGCCAAAGTAGACGTGATCGTCATGGACTCTGCGCACGGACATTCAGCAAATGTGCTCAAGACCGTGGATATGGTGAAGACCAAATTCCCGCAGCTCCAGGTGATCGCAGGCAACGTGGCTACCGGCGAGGGAGCGGAAGCGCTTATCAAGGCCGGAGTAGATGCCGTCAAAGTCGGTATCGGCCCTGGTTCCATCTGTACGACCCGTATTGTGGCAGGTATCGGTGTGCCGCAGATCACGGCAGTTATGAATAGTTATGAAGTTGCGGACAAATATGGTATTCCTATTATTGCGGACGGCGGTATCAAGTATTCGGGAGACATGACGAAGGCGATCGCCGCGGGAGCCAATGTATGCATGATGGGAAGCATATTTGCCGGATGCGATGAAAGCCCGGGGACATTTGAACTGTTCCAGGGAAGAAAATATAAAGTGTACCGCGGTATGGGATCGATCGCCGCTATGGAAAACGGCAGCAAGGACCGCTACTTCCAGACAGATGCCAAGAAGCTTGTCCCGGAAGGGGTCGAAGGACGTGTCGCATACAAGGGGACGGTGGAAGATACCGTATTCCAGCTTATGGGAGGTCTCCGCTCCGGAATGGGCTACTGCGGAACGGCCACTGTTGAGGAGTTGAAGACAAAAGCACAGTTTGTCAAGATCTCGGCGGCATCATTAAAAGAGAGCCATCCTCACGACATCCATATCACAAAAGAGGCGCCGAACTACAGCGTGGATGAGTAA
- a CDS encoding co-chaperone GroES, with translation MKLVPLGDRVVLKQLVAEETTKSGIVLPGQSKEKPQQAEVVAVGPGGVVDGKEVQMNVEEGQQVIYSKYAGTSVEVDEEEYIIVKQDDILAILK, from the coding sequence ATGAAATTAGTACCATTGGGAGACAGAGTTGTATTGAAACAATTAGTTGCAGAAGAGACTACAAAGTCAGGTATCGTATTACCGGGTCAGTCAAAAGAAAAGCCGCAGCAGGCTGAAGTAGTAGCAGTAGGGCCTGGTGGGGTAGTGGACGGCAAAGAAGTCCAGATGAACGTAGAAGAAGGGCAGCAGGTTATTTATTCCAAATATGCCGGAACATCCGTTGAAGTTGACGAAGAAGAGTATATTATCGTAAAGCAGGATGATATCCTGGCAATACTTAAGTAG
- a CDS encoding YifB family Mg chelatase-like AAA ATPase, with amino-acid sequence MSFSTVLSAAIEGLTVEFVHVEADISNGLPMFHMVGYLSSEVKEASERVRTAVRNSGIELPPKKTVINLSPASVKKKGAAFDLPIAAAILASLGLVPENGLAHTLIIGELSLDGRLREVAGILPIVMEAKKAGCHTCILPKANAAEGALVEGIKIIGAAWLREVCDYLCGTQSIEPERHHISRGPLPAVNSQTPDYSDIRGQEAVKRAVEVAVAGGHNILLVGPPGSGKSMIARRLPTILPPVTLDESLEITKVYSIMGLLDKEHPLAARRPFRSVHHTVTRSALIGGGIIPSPGEISLAHGGVLFLDELTEFQKPVLEVLRQPLEEKKIRITRKHGSYVFPADFILAAALNPCPCGNYPDLERCSCTPGQIQQYLAKISQPFLDRMDICVEVPRVEYESLNEEKDGECSEVIRERVSKARERQKERYKGLETTVNAALPVKELKRHCRLDSEGERVMEQAFETLGLTARTCHKTIRVARTIADLEGAGQIGTAHLKEAIGYRMMNKKYWGR; translated from the coding sequence ATGAGTTTCAGTACGGTACTGTCTGCGGCCATCGAAGGGCTTACGGTGGAATTTGTCCATGTGGAAGCAGACATAAGCAACGGCCTTCCCATGTTCCACATGGTAGGTTATCTCTCATCGGAAGTAAAGGAAGCGTCAGAGCGGGTGCGCACCGCCGTGCGCAATTCAGGGATCGAACTCCCGCCAAAGAAGACGGTGATCAATCTGTCGCCCGCATCGGTGAAAAAGAAAGGAGCGGCGTTTGACCTGCCCATCGCCGCGGCGATACTCGCGTCTCTTGGCCTTGTGCCGGAGAATGGCCTCGCACATACGCTCATCATCGGCGAGCTCAGCCTAGACGGCCGGCTGCGGGAGGTGGCCGGGATCCTTCCCATTGTGATGGAGGCAAAAAAGGCCGGCTGCCATACGTGTATCCTTCCGAAAGCCAACGCGGCGGAAGGCGCGCTCGTGGAAGGCATAAAGATCATAGGCGCAGCATGGCTGCGGGAAGTATGTGACTATCTGTGCGGTACGCAAAGCATTGAGCCTGAGAGACACCACATATCGCGGGGGCCTCTTCCCGCCGTGAACTCCCAGACCCCTGACTACAGCGATATACGCGGTCAGGAGGCGGTGAAGCGGGCGGTGGAAGTCGCAGTGGCAGGCGGTCACAACATATTGCTCGTCGGACCTCCCGGAAGCGGAAAGTCCATGATCGCCAGAAGACTACCGACGATACTCCCGCCGGTCACATTGGATGAGAGCCTGGAAATCACAAAAGTATACAGCATTATGGGGCTTTTGGACAAGGAACATCCTCTTGCAGCTAGGCGTCCCTTTCGGAGCGTACATCACACAGTTACGAGAAGCGCCCTCATCGGCGGCGGTATCATACCGTCCCCGGGGGAGATCAGCCTGGCTCACGGAGGCGTGCTGTTTCTGGACGAGTTGACGGAATTCCAGAAGCCGGTGCTGGAAGTGCTCCGACAGCCGCTGGAAGAAAAAAAGATACGGATCACAAGAAAGCACGGAAGCTATGTATTTCCCGCCGACTTTATACTGGCAGCCGCCCTGAACCCGTGTCCGTGCGGCAATTATCCGGACCTTGAGCGGTGCAGCTGCACGCCGGGACAGATACAGCAGTATCTCGCGAAGATCAGCCAGCCGTTTCTGGACAGAATGGACATCTGTGTGGAGGTTCCCAGGGTAGAATATGAAAGCCTGAACGAAGAAAAGGACGGAGAGTGCTCGGAGGTGATACGGGAACGTGTAAGTAAAGCGAGGGAACGGCAGAAAGAGAGATACAAAGGACTGGAAACAACAGTGAACGCCGCATTGCCCGTAAAAGAGCTGAAGCGTCACTGCCGCCTGGACAGCGAAGGGGAGAGGGTCATGGAGCAGGCGTTTGAAACGCTCGGTCTCACAGCCAGAACCTGCCATAAGACGATCCGTGTGGCCAGAACGATCGCGGACCTTGAGGGAGCGGGGCAGATCGGCACCGCGCACCTTAAGGAAGCGATCGGTTACCGGATGATGAATAAGAAATACTGGGGGAGGTGA
- the groL gene encoding chaperonin GroEL (60 kDa chaperone family; promotes refolding of misfolded polypeptides especially under stressful conditions; forms two stacked rings of heptamers to form a barrel-shaped 14mer; ends can be capped by GroES; misfolded proteins enter the barrel where they are refolded when GroES binds), with translation MAKEIKYGAEARAALESGVNQLADTVRVTLGPKGRNVVLDKSFGAPLITNDGVTIAKEIELEDAFENMGAQLIKEVASKTNDVAGDGTTTATVLAQAMVHEGIKNLAAGANPIILRKGMKKATDTAVEAIAGMSSKIKDKEQIAKVAAISAGDQEVGEMVADAMEKVSNDGVITIEESKTMKTELDLVEGMQFDRGYISAYMATDMDKMEANLEDPYILITDKKISNIQEILPLLEQVVQSGARLLLIAEDIEGEALTTLIVNKLRGTFNVAAVKAPGYGDRRKEMLQDIAILTGGQVISEELGLDLKETTLDQLGRAKSVKVQKENTVIVDGMGDKDKIADRVSQIKKQIEETTSDFDREKLQERLAKLAGGVAVIRVGAATETEMKEAKLRMEDALAATRAAVEEGIIAGGGSAYIHAAKEVEALAQKLTGDEKTGANVVLKALEAPLFHIAANAGLEGSVIINKVNESKTGTGFDVLAEEYVDMVENGILDPAKVTRSALQNATSVASTLLTTESVVANIKEDVPAMPAGGAGGMGMM, from the coding sequence ATGGCAAAGGAAATCAAATACGGCGCTGAAGCAAGAGCAGCATTAGAATCAGGAGTAAACCAGCTGGCAGACACTGTCAGAGTCACACTTGGACCAAAAGGACGCAACGTAGTTCTTGACAAATCATTCGGCGCGCCGCTCATCACAAACGACGGTGTGACGATCGCGAAAGAGATCGAGCTGGAAGATGCATTTGAAAACATGGGGGCACAGCTTATCAAAGAAGTTGCATCCAAGACAAACGATGTGGCTGGTGACGGAACAACGACAGCTACCGTACTTGCTCAGGCGATGGTACATGAAGGGATCAAGAACCTGGCCGCAGGCGCCAATCCGATCATTCTGCGCAAGGGCATGAAGAAAGCAACAGACACTGCTGTGGAAGCTATCGCGGGCATGTCCAGCAAGATCAAGGACAAAGAGCAGATCGCAAAGGTTGCCGCTATCTCCGCTGGAGACCAGGAGGTCGGCGAGATGGTTGCAGACGCAATGGAGAAAGTCTCCAATGACGGCGTTATCACGATCGAAGAATCCAAGACGATGAAGACAGAACTCGACCTTGTAGAAGGTATGCAGTTTGACCGCGGATATATCTCCGCTTATATGGCAACTGATATGGATAAGATGGAAGCAAATCTGGAAGATCCGTATATTCTCATTACAGACAAGAAGATTTCCAACATTCAGGAGATCCTTCCGCTGCTTGAACAGGTCGTACAGTCCGGCGCAAGACTTCTGCTCATCGCAGAGGATATCGAAGGAGAGGCGCTCACAACTCTGATCGTAAACAAACTGCGCGGAACATTCAATGTTGCGGCTGTAAAAGCACCGGGATACGGAGACAGAAGAAAAGAAATGCTTCAGGATATCGCGATCCTCACAGGCGGACAGGTGATCTCAGAAGAACTCGGCCTTGACCTGAAGGAGACGACGTTAGACCAGCTTGGACGCGCGAAATCTGTAAAGGTTCAGAAAGAAAATACAGTTATCGTTGACGGCATGGGCGATAAAGACAAAATCGCGGACAGAGTATCTCAGATCAAAAAACAGATCGAAGAGACAACATCTGATTTTGACAGAGAAAAATTACAGGAAAGACTTGCAAAACTGGCAGGCGGCGTTGCGGTCATCCGTGTAGGAGCAGCTACAGAGACAGAGATGAAGGAAGCAAAACTGCGCATGGAAGATGCTCTCGCGGCAACAAGAGCGGCTGTGGAGGAAGGTATCATCGCAGGCGGCGGTTCTGCATACATTCATGCGGCGAAAGAAGTTGAGGCGCTGGCACAGAAGCTTACCGGAGACGAGAAGACAGGCGCAAATGTCGTATTGAAAGCACTGGAAGCTCCGCTTTTCCACATCGCGGCCAACGCAGGACTGGAAGGCTCCGTAATTATCAATAAAGTAAATGAATCCAAGACAGGAACAGGGTTTGATGTGCTGGCAGAAGAATATGTAGACATGGTAGAGAACGGAATCCTGGATCCGGCAAAGGTTACAAGAAGCGCGCTTCAGAACGCGACAAGCGTTGCATCCACACTGCTCACCACAGAGTCGGTAGTGGCTAATATCAAAGAAGACGTACCGGCTATGCCGGCAGGCGGCGCAGGCGGAATGGGAATGATGTAA
- a CDS encoding DUF6106 family protein, translating into MSDYYTEQLVKKRTDMKDVFFKALLAALTIVSVLIVFMFPFGIILPVGMVVLDVFMFRRMNVEYEYLFVNGDLDIDKIMNKAKRKRVFSAHVNDLELLAPVKELELRQHADAKTFDFSSRNEGARLYALVVIDRGQKKKVIFEPNDTIIEGFKMLAPRKVVQ; encoded by the coding sequence ATGAGCGATTATTATACGGAACAACTGGTGAAGAAAAGAACGGATATGAAAGATGTATTTTTTAAGGCGCTGCTCGCGGCGCTCACGATAGTATCGGTGCTTATTGTCTTTATGTTTCCTTTCGGGATCATTCTGCCGGTGGGAATGGTCGTGCTGGACGTCTTCATGTTCAGGCGGATGAATGTGGAATATGAATATCTGTTCGTGAACGGGGATCTGGATATCGATAAGATCATGAATAAGGCGAAGAGAAAGAGAGTGTTCTCCGCACACGTCAATGATCTGGAGCTTCTGGCGCCTGTAAAGGAACTGGAACTGCGTCAGCACGCGGATGCAAAGACCTTTGACTTCAGTTCCAGAAACGAGGGGGCAAGGCTCTATGCGCTGGTGGTCATCGACAGGGGACAGAAGAAGAAAGTTATATTTGAACCGAATGATACGATCATAGAAGGGTTTAAGATGCTCGCTCCGAGAAAAGTTGTCCAGTAG
- the dprA gene encoding DNA-processing protein DprA, with amino-acid sequence MELAYEYWLACIRHVPARKKIMLRSEYTDASQIYYIEETRLHFTEYLDAGEAEAVISSRRSWDVRKNYEKLCEKNIQIVPYFQEEYPERLRVTADPPYALFVKGRLPDCRRPAAAVVGARRCSAYGEAQTGAFAARLAEAGVELISGMALGVDGAGQRAALNAGGMTYAVLGCGVDVCYPREHIGLYMDIQKHGGILSEYPPGTPPLRAYFPARNRIISALADTVLVMEARERSGSLITADFALEQGKDIYALPGPVTSPLSRGCNHLIRQGAGILSTPDELLADMGIHVCSPGQKSDKNEKMLESPENMVYSCLGLCPKSVSQLVKETGLPAGELLERLVTLELQGYIREISKNYYVRING; translated from the coding sequence ATGGAACTGGCGTATGAATACTGGCTTGCATGTATCAGACATGTGCCTGCCCGGAAAAAAATTATGCTCCGTTCCGAATATACGGATGCAAGTCAGATATATTATATAGAAGAAACGAGGCTTCATTTTACAGAATATCTCGATGCCGGCGAGGCGGAAGCTGTCATAAGCTCCCGCAGGTCGTGGGATGTGAGAAAGAATTATGAAAAATTATGTGAAAAAAACATTCAAATTGTGCCGTACTTCCAGGAAGAATACCCGGAACGGCTCAGGGTCACAGCGGATCCGCCCTATGCCCTCTTTGTAAAAGGCCGGCTTCCGGACTGCCGGAGACCGGCGGCAGCAGTTGTAGGCGCGAGAAGGTGCAGCGCTTACGGGGAAGCGCAGACGGGAGCGTTTGCCGCAAGGCTGGCAGAGGCGGGCGTGGAGCTCATCAGCGGCATGGCTCTTGGGGTGGACGGCGCGGGACAGAGAGCGGCGCTGAACGCGGGCGGCATGACGTACGCGGTACTTGGATGCGGCGTGGACGTGTGCTATCCGCGGGAACATATCGGGCTGTATATGGATATCCAGAAGCATGGAGGCATTCTGTCGGAATATCCCCCGGGAACTCCGCCGCTTCGCGCTTATTTTCCGGCGCGGAACAGGATCATCAGCGCTCTGGCGGACACCGTGCTCGTCATGGAGGCGCGGGAGAGGAGCGGCTCCCTCATAACGGCAGACTTCGCACTGGAGCAGGGGAAGGATATCTACGCGCTCCCGGGACCGGTGACAAGCCCGTTGAGCCGCGGATGCAACCATCTGATCAGACAGGGCGCGGGCATTCTGTCTACCCCGGATGAACTGCTTGCGGATATGGGAATACACGTCTGCAGTCCGGGTCAAAAATCTGACAAAAATGAAAAAATGCTTGAAAGTCCCGAAAATATGGTGTATAGTTGTCTCGGTTTATGTCCGAAGAGTGTGAGCCAGCTTGTGAAGGAGACCGGGCTTCCTGCCGGGGAGCTTCTGGAACGTCTGGTGACATTGGAGCTGCAGGGATATATCAGAGAAATATCTAAAAATTATTATGTGAGAATTAACGGATGA
- the sigK gene encoding RNA polymerase sporulation sigma factor SigK, translating into MQKYTEGDLEAKHVLIERNLRLVAHIVKKYQSLEEDNEDLLSIGTIGLIKAVVTFNPDKCVRLGTYAARCIENEILMYLRSKKKSSKEVSLYEPIGTDREGNEIQLFDIIETDEDDAHRKVALKDDIRLLYEKVEGELSQRERLVLKMRYGLYNEEEYTQREIARRLGISRSYVSRIEKSAIEKLREYF; encoded by the coding sequence ATGCAAAAATATACGGAGGGAGACCTTGAAGCAAAACATGTTCTCATAGAACGGAACCTGCGCCTCGTTGCCCATATCGTTAAGAAGTACCAGTCGCTGGAAGAAGACAACGAAGACCTGCTCTCTATCGGCACGATCGGACTTATAAAGGCCGTGGTGACCTTCAACCCCGATAAATGTGTCCGCCTCGGAACTTATGCGGCCCGATGTATCGAAAATGAGATATTGATGTACCTCCGTTCTAAAAAGAAGTCATCCAAAGAAGTGTCCCTCTATGAACCGATCGGAACAGACCGGGAAGGAAATGAGATCCAGCTGTTCGATATCATCGAGACGGACGAGGACGATGCCCACAGAAAAGTTGCACTGAAGGATGATATCCGGCTTCTTTATGAGAAGGTGGAAGGAGAGCTCTCACAGAGGGAGCGTCTTGTACTGAAGATGAGATATGGCCTGTATAATGAAGAAGAGTATACACAGCGGGAGATAGCCAGACGCTTAGGCATCTCTCGTTCTTATGTGTCAAGGATCGAGAAAAGTGCAATAGAAAAGCTGCGCGAGTATTTTTAA
- the codY gene encoding GTP-sensing pleiotropic transcriptional regulator CodY codes for MSVQLLDKTRKINKLLHNNNSSKVVFNDICEVLTEILESNVLVVSKKGKILGGSRADGVPVIKELIEQEVGKHIDEMLNERLLSILSTKENVNLQTLGFSEDAVRGYQAIITPIDIAGERLGTLFIYKNDEMYEIDDIILSEYGTTVVGLEMLRSVNEESAEETRKEHIVQSAISTLSYSELEAIIHIFEELDGTEGILVASKIADRVGITRSVIVNALRKFESAGVIESRSSGMKGTYIKVVNDYVFTELERIKAERMK; via the coding sequence ATGAGTGTACAATTGTTAGATAAAACCAGAAAAATCAATAAATTACTTCATAATAATAATTCCAGCAAAGTTGTCTTTAATGATATATGTGAGGTGCTCACAGAGATATTAGAATCTAACGTGCTGGTGGTGAGTAAAAAAGGAAAGATACTCGGCGGGAGCAGAGCGGACGGAGTGCCTGTCATCAAAGAACTGATCGAACAGGAAGTCGGGAAGCATATCGATGAGATGCTCAACGAACGCCTGCTGAGCATACTTTCTACAAAAGAGAACGTGAACCTTCAGACGCTCGGGTTTTCCGAAGATGCGGTGAGAGGTTATCAGGCGATCATCACGCCTATCGATATTGCGGGTGAGAGACTTGGCACCTTGTTTATTTACAAAAATGATGAGATGTATGAGATCGACGATATTATTCTGAGTGAATACGGGACTACGGTCGTAGGGCTTGAGATGCTCAGGTCCGTCAATGAAGAGAGTGCGGAAGAGACGCGCAAGGAGCATATCGTGCAGTCTGCCATAAGCACGCTCTCTTATTCGGAGCTGGAGGCTATCATTCATATTTTTGAAGAGCTGGACGGCACGGAGGGCATTCTTGTGGCGAGCAAGATCGCGGACAGAGTCGGGATCACACGGTCTGTTATCGTCAACGCGCTGCGCAAGTTTGAAAGCGCAGGCGTCATAGAATCCCGGTCTTCGGGCATGAAGGGCACTTACATCAAAGTAGTGAACGACTATGTATTCACAGAACTTGAGCGGATCAAGGCTGAGCGGATGAAATAG